One Salvia splendens isolate huo1 chromosome 12, SspV2, whole genome shotgun sequence genomic window carries:
- the LOC121758058 gene encoding uncharacterized protein LOC121758058, producing MDRSWMAKSRVTTEYQNGLQYFLDYAFRNTSMYDKILCPCKCCGIGILVNRDDAFEHLMVDGFIPGYSQWIAHGVLPSRLSSRGENQHNSLGDDDMQGLVHDAFGVPNEDGSTEEYTGSPMDAEIANGQAKEFYKLIDSSQEPLYEGCSKFSKLSFIIHWLHSKCIGSLNNKVFDMLLDLLREVFPDAIVGLPKSYYEAEKLMKKLGLGYEKIHACPNDCTLYWGKMKHELLVAHVICQDDVLQKLLQLALCVLAKHKFFVVFVVLQALPLVEQLFLVTPIVYGSMYC from the coding sequence ATGGATAGAAGTTGGATGGCAAAGTCAAGAGTAACAACGGAATACCAAAACGGACTTCAATACTTTTTGGACTATGCTTTTCGAAACACAAGCATGTATGATAAGATATTATGTCCATGCAAATGTTGTGGAATTGGTATATTGGTGAATAGAGATGATGCATTTGAACATTTGATGGTAGATGGATTTATTCCTGGGTACAGCCAATGGATAGCTCATGGAGTACTTCCTAGTCGTCTTTCATCTAGGGGTGAAAATCAACATAATAGTTTGGGCGATGATGATATGCAAGGTTTAGTTCATGATGCATTTGGAGTTCCAAATGAAGATGGATCTACAGAAGAATATACAGGATCTCCGATGGATGCAGAAATTGCTAATGGGCAAGCAAAAGAATTTTATAAGTTGATCGATAGTTCGCAAGAACCATTATATGAAGGATGTTCTAaattctcaaaactatcattcataattcattgGTTGCACTCAAAGTGTATTGGGAGCTTGAATAATAAAGTATTTGATATGCTTTTAGACCTATTAAGAGAAGTTTTTCCAGATGCCATAGTTGGTCTGCCAAAGTCCTACTATGAAGCTGAGAAATTGATGAAAAAACTAGGACTTGGCTATGAAAAAATTCATGCTTGTCCAAATGATTGCACTTTATATTGGGGGAAAATGAAACACGAACTTCTTGTGGCACATGTCATCTGCCAAGATGACGTACTTCAGAAACTCTTACAGCTTGCCCTTTGTGTACTTGCGAAGCACAAATTCTTTGTTGTCTTTGTTGTGCTTCAAGCATTGCCTCTAGTCGAGCAACTTTTTCTTGTTACTCCAATAGTATACGGTTCGATGTACTGTTAG